From a region of the Agromyces ramosus genome:
- a CDS encoding acyl-CoA thioesterase, producing MNGPIDGLLSTLHLTDTGARTTEDIFTGPSQWMPLGRVFGGQVLAQSLVAAMHTVASDRTIHSMHGYFLRPGDVEHPITFSVDRLHDGRSFSTRRTHAYQNGEPILSLIASFQTDDEGVEHQLDMPADLPDPESLPSTADVLGALDHDVARYWSNERAFDVRHIPSPIYLSVEGERIPRQAVWMKAFGRLPDDPKQHRAALAYASDYSILEPVLRAHGAAWATPGLKIASLDHAMWWHRDARVDEWLLYVQESPSASGGRGLSLGRIYTREGVLVASVAQEGMVRIPAPIHSPE from the coding sequence CCACCGAGGACATCTTCACCGGTCCGTCGCAATGGATGCCGCTCGGCCGCGTGTTCGGCGGCCAGGTGCTCGCCCAGTCGCTCGTGGCGGCGATGCACACGGTGGCATCCGACCGCACGATCCACTCGATGCACGGCTACTTCCTTCGCCCGGGCGACGTCGAGCATCCGATCACCTTCTCGGTCGACCGTCTGCACGATGGTCGCTCGTTCTCGACCAGGCGCACGCACGCCTACCAGAACGGCGAGCCGATCCTCTCGCTCATCGCGTCGTTCCAGACCGACGACGAGGGCGTCGAGCACCAGCTCGACATGCCAGCCGACCTGCCCGACCCCGAGAGCCTTCCCTCGACGGCCGACGTGCTCGGTGCACTCGATCATGACGTCGCGCGCTACTGGTCGAACGAGCGCGCGTTCGACGTGCGTCACATCCCGTCGCCGATCTACCTCTCGGTCGAGGGTGAGCGCATCCCCCGCCAGGCCGTGTGGATGAAGGCCTTCGGCCGCCTGCCCGACGATCCGAAGCAGCATCGCGCGGCGCTCGCGTACGCGAGCGACTACTCGATCCTCGAGCCCGTGCTGCGCGCCCACGGCGCGGCGTGGGCCACGCCCGGCCTCAAGATCGCGAGTCTCGACCACGCCATGTGGTGGCATCGCGACGCCCGCGTCGACGAGTGGTTGCTGTACGTCCAGGAATCGCCTTCGGCGAGCGGTGGGCGGGGCCTCTCGCTCGGCCGCATCTACACACGCGAGGGCGTGCTCGTCGCGAGTGTCGCTCAGGAGGGCATGGTGCGGATTCCCGCACCGATCCATTCGCCTGAATGA
- a CDS encoding QcrA and Rieske domain-containing protein, which translates to MTDPTDLTRRTVLALGSVGAVGGALALAACTTDAPAGTPSATATPSPTPTDESTPDPSAGPDAPHLGDDIAALADVPVGGSIDASINGEPALLAQPTAGQVVAFSAICTHQACVVAAAGSEFHCPCHGSMFDAATGDVLQGPALEPLTPIQVAVAGDRIVAAS; encoded by the coding sequence ATGACTGATCCCACCGATCTCACGCGGCGCACGGTGCTGGCCCTCGGGTCGGTCGGCGCGGTCGGCGGCGCGCTCGCGCTCGCCGCGTGCACGACGGATGCCCCGGCCGGCACGCCGTCGGCCACGGCGACGCCGTCGCCGACGCCCACCGACGAGTCCACGCCAGACCCGAGCGCCGGGCCCGACGCTCCGCACCTCGGCGACGACATCGCCGCGCTCGCCGATGTGCCCGTCGGCGGCAGCATCGACGCGAGCATCAACGGCGAGCCCGCCCTCCTCGCGCAGCCGACGGCGGGTCAGGTCGTCGCGTTCAGCGCGATCTGCACGCACCAGGCGTGCGTGGTCGCGGCGGCAGGGTCGGAGTTCCACTGCCCGTGCCACGGCTCGATGTTCGACGCCGCAACGGGCGACGTGCTCCAGGGACCCGCCCTCGAACCGCTCACGCCGATCCAGGTCGCCGTCGCGGGCGATCGCATCGTCGCGGCGTCCTGA